A single Anopheles maculipalpis chromosome 3RL, idAnoMacuDA_375_x, whole genome shotgun sequence DNA region contains:
- the LOC126564714 gene encoding cytochrome b5-related protein-like, protein MATGYITTISKKYPSFRDEPLKTIYRWLDGKRQDDGAEGLWRIHDTLYDFTYFIEKHPGGPEWLRLTKGTDITEAFETHHIRVRAEGMLAKYKVREATEPRAVRLTFRDDGFYRTLKRRVRDKLKDIDYGPAKRSKLIIDSMLAAAFGLAFLAIRLHSYALATVSGLFVCWTMISAHNFFHQRDNWRMMAFNLAFSSYREWRVSHALSHHNFPNSILDLEISYFEPFLCWLPNPAIKSSAKRFAAWLYGPLVYSFLFYGEFVKRVIETYETGKNTFFLDDLVTLILPTFMYVVGATSLWEVVKMWLFIVLVASFLFGLIGLNAAHHHPKAVHDGDQIPADIDFAVYQMAAVIDRSDTKGSQFMVLTSFGDHCLHHLFPTLDHGILPQLYPVFFETCREFETVYRELPWLQQIIGQHKQLARVEPMTYKPSEKFA, encoded by the exons ATGGCGACCGGTTACATAACGACGATATCAAAAAAATATCCCTCCTTTAGAGATGAACCCTTAAAAACGATTTACCGTTGGTTGGATGGGAAGCGGCAGGACGATGGTGCCGAAGGGCTGTGGCGCATTCACGACACCCTGTACGACTTTACATACTTTATCGAGAAGCATCCCGGTGGCCCTGAATGGTTACGCCTGACAAAGGGCACGGACATTACGGAAGCGTTCGAGACGCACCACATTAGAGTGCGGGCGGAGGGCATGTTGGCGAAGTACAAAGTGCGCGAGGCCACCGAGCCGAGAGCGGTCCGCTTAACGTTCCGTGACGATGGGTTTTACCGGACACTGAAGCGGCGTGTGCGCGACAAGCTGAAGGACATCGACTACGGTCCAGCTAAGCGGTCGAAGCTGATCATCGACTCGATGCTGGCAGCTGCATTTGGGCTAGCGTTTCTTGCCATACGCCTGCATAGCTATGCACTTGCAACCGTGTCCGGGCTTTTCGTCTGCTGGACGATGATAAGCGCACACAACTTCTTCCACCAACGGGACAACTGGCGTATGATGGCGTTTAATTTGGCCTTTTCGAGCTATCG TGAGTGGCGCGTTTCGCACGCATTGTCTCATCACAACTTCCCCAACTCGATATTGGATCTGGAAATTTCGTACTTTGAGCCCTTCCTTTGCTGGCTACCGAATCCTGCCATTAAAAGCTCAGCGAAACGCTTCGCAGCTTGGCTGTATGGACCGCTGGTGTATTCGTTCCTCTTTTATGGTGAATTTGTGAAACGTGTGATCGAGACGTACGAGACCGGGAAGAACACATTCTTCCTAGACGATCTTGTCACGTTGATTCTGCCGACGTTTATGTACGTGGTCGGAGCTACCAGCCTGTGGGAGGTGGTAAAGATGTGGCTGTTCATCGTACTGGTTGCTAGCTTCCTGTTCGGTTTGATTGGACTGAacgcagcacaccatcatccAAAGGCGGTCCACGATGGTGACCAAATACC AGCTGACATCGATTTTGCTGTTTATCAGATGGCCGCCGTCATTGATCGATCAGACACGAAAGGATCACAGTTTATGGTGCTGACAAGCTTCGGTGATCACTGTCTGCATCATCTGTTCCCTACGCTGGACCATGGCATTCTTCCGCAGCTGTATCCCGTATTTTTCGAAACGTGCCGCGAGTTTGAAACCGTCTATCGGGAGCTGCCCTGGTTGCAGCAAATTATCGGCCAGCACAAACAACTTGCCCGCGTAGAACCGATGACGTACAAACCGTCGGAGAAGTTTGCTTAA